In Macrobrachium nipponense isolate FS-2020 chromosome 25, ASM1510439v2, whole genome shotgun sequence, one genomic interval encodes:
- the LOC135199191 gene encoding zinc finger protein 892-like, which translates to MEFHVSRKLPAMEEQLPLYFWTKQAQQYQAQQLQAHQIQQQQQLQVEQVQQVQQQQQQQQQVQVQPAQQIQQIHHPIEPGSDGKLTCLECGKAFAKRSSLEYHKKTHTGEKPFRCNICGKAFANNRNLVVHTRIHTGERPFVCAECGKAFTQRSMLTVHLRIHTGERPYLCSECGKSFYQSDHLTKHRRIHTGEKPYSLPELREVVSRQQCPQAACEEASGGGAL; encoded by the coding sequence ATGGAATTCCACGTGAGCCGGAAACTGCCAGCAATGGAGGAACAACTTCCCCTTTACTTTTGGACCAAGCAGGCTCAGCAGTACCAGGCACAGCAGCTGCAGGCTCACCAGattcagcaacagcagcagctgcAGGTTGAACAAGTACAGCAGgtgcagcaacaacaacagcagcagcagcaggttcAAGTCCAGCCAGCACAGCAGATCCAACAGATCCATCATCCCATCGAGCCGGGCAGCGATGGGAAGCTGACGTGTCTGGAGTGCGGGAAGGCCTTTGCCAAACGCAGCAGCCTCGAGTACCACAAGAAAACGCACACGGGGGAAAAGCCCTTTCGTTGTAACATCTGCGGGAAGGCCTTCGCCAATAACCGGAACCTCGTTGTACACACTCGAATCCACACCGGCGAGAGGCCGTTCGTTTGTGCAGAATGCGGCAAAGCTTTTACACAGAGGAGTATGTTGACTGTCCATTTAAGGATCCACACAGGCGAGAGGCCGTACCTTTGCAGCGAGTGCGGGAAATCCTTCTATCAGAGTGACCACCTCACAAAGCATCGCCGTATCCACACAGGAGAAAAGCCTTATTCCTTGCCAGAACTGCGGGAAGTCGTTTCGCGACAGCAGTGCCCTCAGGCAGCATGTGAAGAGGCATCAGGAGGTGGGGCCTTATAA